One genomic segment of Fibrobacter sp. includes these proteins:
- the gatC gene encoding Asp-tRNA(Asn)/Glu-tRNA(Gln) amidotransferase subunit GatC, whose product MIDRDTVLHIAKLARLSLTEQEVEKITVQLGSTLEYIDQLNRADTSNVEPTCFIAPLHDPLRDDTLKPSLTQEEVLQNGPSVKKGFFAIPKVIGG is encoded by the coding sequence ATGATAGATCGCGATACAGTCCTTCATATCGCAAAGCTGGCGAGATTAAGTTTGACAGAGCAGGAAGTGGAGAAAATCACTGTTCAGTTAGGGTCTACTCTGGAATATATTGACCAATTAAACAGGGCAGACACCAGCAATGTTGAACCTACCTGTTTTATAGCTCCTCTTCACGATCCTCTCAGAGATGACACCCTGAAACCATCATTGACTCAGGAAGAGGTCTTGCAGAACGGACCCAGTGTCAAAAAGGGCTTTTTTGCTATTCCCAAGGTAATTGGCGGCTGA
- the kdsB gene encoding 3-deoxy-manno-octulosonate cytidylyltransferase, with amino-acid sequence MSHDIVCVIPARYGSTRLPGKPLCEINGLPLVMWVYNSAMKAGVFDRVIVATDDQRIGDAVKKHGGEYVMTASDHARGTDRVYEAVGGLKCTHIVNLQGDEPLVPAFVLEKFVCELKKIDHNSLLTIASDATMNERDNPNVVKVVLNQEGDALYFSRSPIPYDCKGEGTFLKHKGIYGFTLESLRRYCGFPQGELEKRESLEQLRALEYGMKIRCLVCNFESIGIDTAEDLQRFRLQVATRSYGEQPEADSYSR; translated from the coding sequence ATGTCACATGATATCGTTTGCGTAATTCCTGCCAGGTACGGCTCGACCAGGCTTCCAGGCAAACCTCTCTGTGAAATCAACGGGTTACCGCTTGTTATGTGGGTGTACAACAGTGCCATGAAGGCGGGGGTTTTTGACCGGGTTATCGTGGCTACCGATGATCAGCGGATAGGGGATGCGGTCAAAAAGCATGGGGGAGAATACGTGATGACTGCTTCGGACCATGCAAGGGGTACAGACCGTGTTTACGAGGCTGTCGGCGGTCTGAAATGCACTCATATCGTGAATCTTCAGGGTGATGAGCCGCTGGTGCCAGCTTTTGTTCTTGAGAAATTTGTTTGCGAGCTGAAAAAAATTGATCACAATTCCTTGCTTACCATTGCCTCTGATGCTACAATGAATGAAAGGGACAATCCCAATGTAGTCAAGGTAGTTCTTAATCAGGAAGGAGATGCTCTGTATTTTTCCCGTTCCCCCATACCTTATGACTGCAAGGGGGAAGGTACTTTTCTGAAGCACAAAGGAATCTACGGATTTACTTTGGAGAGTCTGCGCAGGTATTGCGGATTTCCTCAGGGAGAACTTGAAAAGCGGGAAAGTCTTGAGCAGTTAAGAGCTCTTGAGTACGGGATGAAGATCCGCTGTCTTGTGTGCAATTTCGAATCCATCGGGATCGATACTGCCGAAGATCTGCAGCGGTTTCGTTTACAAGTAGCAACGAGATCTTATGGAGAGCAACCGGAAGCAGATTCTTATAGTAGATGA
- a CDS encoding response regulator — protein sequence MESNRKQILIVDDEASICEILAQFLRKKGYEVFTAGSGESALDILSNESIDLVVTDIKMPGISGVDLLKYINENQQTIPVLITTGFPTLDTAIEALKLGAYDYLTKPFHLEEIAEKVKRAIISKQLEEENLLFSKLVSLHEVTKILASTLEIIDLNHKFLDYSIKMSKADCGALLFSDSSGKMIISEIAGEGFDKSYWMGQPFVMASKWVASNEEPLLLESGMHSLPSGLIPIPSQLQSFISFPLKTPSRTIGVLNLARLAGRGSFSNLDLEIINVLASQASISIENVRLYQNIRDNYLKTIRAFALAVEAKDEYTHGHSENVMKYTVVLAKTLGLSDADIELVKYAGLLHDIGKIGISECILNKPGRLTPQEFEEIKKHPELGVRIISDVPFLKSLVPLVLHHHEFYAGGGYPTGIAGEDIPFGARILSVSDAYEAMTSDRPYRKSLPQEVAFSILEKEKGKQFDPMIVDAFLEIMRPNGK from the coding sequence ATGGAGAGCAACCGGAAGCAGATTCTTATAGTAGATGATGAAGCGTCTATATGTGAGATACTGGCTCAATTTCTGCGAAAAAAAGGTTACGAGGTATTTACAGCAGGAAGTGGCGAATCAGCTCTTGATATCCTGAGCAATGAATCGATTGACCTGGTCGTGACTGATATTAAGATGCCGGGTATTTCAGGAGTGGACCTCCTTAAGTACATAAATGAAAACCAGCAGACTATCCCGGTTCTGATAACAACCGGATTTCCAACTCTCGATACCGCCATCGAAGCCCTGAAATTAGGTGCCTACGATTATCTGACAAAGCCTTTTCATCTGGAGGAGATAGCTGAAAAGGTCAAGCGTGCGATTATAAGCAAGCAGCTTGAGGAGGAAAACCTCCTTTTCTCAAAGCTGGTTTCACTCCATGAAGTTACAAAAATACTGGCCTCCACACTCGAAATCATTGATCTTAACCACAAATTTCTTGATTATTCCATAAAAATGTCAAAAGCAGATTGTGGGGCACTTCTTTTTTCCGACAGTTCTGGAAAGATGATAATTTCGGAAATTGCCGGAGAGGGATTTGATAAATCATACTGGATGGGGCAGCCGTTTGTGATGGCTTCAAAGTGGGTAGCTTCAAATGAAGAACCGCTTTTGCTGGAATCCGGAATGCATTCCCTTCCCTCAGGACTCATTCCCATTCCCTCTCAACTGCAATCGTTTATTTCGTTTCCCCTCAAGACTCCTTCACGGACTATCGGTGTTTTGAATCTGGCAAGACTTGCCGGGCGGGGTTCATTTTCCAATCTTGACCTTGAGATAATCAATGTGCTGGCATCGCAGGCAAGCATTTCGATAGAGAACGTAAGGCTTTACCAGAATATAAGGGACAATTATCTGAAAACGATAAGGGCGTTTGCTCTTGCTGTGGAGGCAAAGGATGAGTACACTCACGGGCACTCTGAAAATGTGATGAAGTATACAGTGGTGCTCGCAAAGACGCTCGGTCTTTCGGATGCGGATATTGAACTGGTAAAGTATGCCGGATTGCTTCATGATATAGGAAAGATCGGTATCAGTGAGTGTATTCTCAATAAGCCGGGAAGGTTGACACCTCAGGAGTTTGAGGAGATCAAAAAACATCCGGAACTGGGAGTACGCATTATTTCCGATGTCCCTTTTCTGAAGTCTCTGGTTCCGCTTGTTCTCCATCACCATGAATTTTATGCCGGAGGCGGCTATCCTACAGGTATAGCAGGTGAGGATATTCCTTTTGGTGCGCGTATTCTCAGTGTGTCGGATGCGTATGAGGCAATGACTTCGGATCGTCCTTATCGAAAATCACTGCCCCAGGAAGTAGCATTCAGTATATTGGAAAAAGAAAAAGGAAAACAGTTTGATCCCATGATAGTTGATGCTTTTCTGGAGATTATGCGTCCAAACGGTAAATAA
- a CDS encoding helix-hairpin-helix domain-containing protein, which yields MTERNPVACKEKNSVSGKPSGGANCISNKAVGLLRKPFFITFFWISGVCFWIVLWIAGFRDENRVLLEIKESHLIAGVAPDQGENCIDINTSGIQNLVLLPGIGPALADRIVKFREENGLFRRVSDLGMVKGIGPEKLKRIENRVCF from the coding sequence ATAACCGAAAGGAATCCTGTGGCATGCAAGGAGAAGAATTCTGTTTCCGGAAAACCATCAGGGGGTGCAAACTGTATCTCCAATAAAGCTGTTGGTCTGCTTCGGAAGCCTTTTTTTATCACTTTTTTCTGGATTTCCGGAGTGTGCTTCTGGATTGTTTTGTGGATCGCCGGCTTTCGGGACGAAAACAGAGTACTACTGGAAATCAAAGAATCTCATTTAATTGCCGGAGTTGCACCAGACCAGGGTGAAAATTGTATCGATATAAACACTTCAGGAATACAGAATCTGGTCCTTTTACCTGGAATCGGACCTGCCCTGGCAGATAGAATTGTCAAGTTCAGGGAGGAGAATGGGCTTTTTAGAAGGGTCTCTGATCTTGGGATGGTGAAGGGAATCGGCCCGGAGAAGCTTAAGAGGATTGAAAACAGGGTTTGTTTTTAG
- a CDS encoding pilus assembly protein PilM yields MKKSPRYISGLDIQNDYISVTQYSFEQDAVLLIAIQPVSTVENIDQLQNTENKLKELRGKFKFHSPDVVCSIASDCAVIKHISCDRDEPDLKGMVKWELSQQLISQVDQYVFDFQELLSSNGNSRDVLAVAFHSESVKNLTSMLKKLKLNPLVMDLDIFALINVHEANYKENIPFNTIIVHGESEKTKMVLTKNGVFLDNDSFEYNYEAIDPVSYFQRLQGEISRFAGLSGINAGDGSLRILFTGSLFCQEEFRDAAGGFMGNGEILNPFRKVNCLAGVDEENLAKYSPQLAVAVGLALRGGN; encoded by the coding sequence ATGAAGAAATCTCCCAGATATATAAGCGGGCTGGACATTCAGAATGACTATATAAGTGTCACCCAGTACTCTTTTGAGCAGGATGCAGTGCTTCTCATTGCGATTCAGCCGGTTTCAACTGTTGAAAACATTGATCAACTGCAAAATACTGAAAACAAGCTTAAGGAGCTCAGGGGAAAGTTCAAGTTCCACAGCCCTGATGTGGTCTGTTCGATTGCTTCAGATTGCGCAGTCATCAAGCATATCAGTTGTGACAGGGATGAGCCTGACCTGAAGGGTATGGTTAAGTGGGAACTCAGTCAGCAATTGATAAGTCAAGTTGACCAATATGTATTTGATTTTCAGGAATTACTTTCTTCCAATGGCAATTCGAGAGATGTCCTGGCAGTTGCATTCCACTCTGAGAGTGTCAAAAACCTCACTTCGATGCTGAAAAAACTCAAGCTGAATCCTCTCGTTATGGATCTTGATATCTTCGCGTTGATAAACGTACATGAGGCCAATTACAAAGAGAATATCCCTTTCAATACTATTATCGTTCATGGTGAGAGCGAAAAGACAAAGATGGTTCTGACAAAAAACGGGGTATTTCTGGACAATGATTCTTTTGAATACAACTATGAAGCAATCGATCCGGTTTCATATTTCCAGCGACTGCAGGGAGAGATCAGCAGATTTGCGGGTTTATCAGGTATAAATGCAGGAGATGGATCTCTGCGGATACTTTTTACCGGTTCTCTCTTTTGTCAGGAAGAATTCAGAGATGCTGCCGGGGGGTTTATGGGAAATGGTGAAATTTTGAATCCATTCCGAAAAGTCAATTGCTTGGCCGGGGTCGATGAAGAGAATCTTGCAAAGTACTCTCCTCAACTTGCTGTTGCTGTAGGCCTGGCACTTCGCGGGGGCAATTAG
- a CDS encoding methyltransferase — translation MRLRIISGKLRGRFLVLPDKGKAFRPTLERTRESVAEIIKAYLPDAVAADLCAGSGAFGFEMLSRGCSRVDFVEKDSRRAADIAKNAENLGVKEFCRIYNQDVRTFIKNTSNRYDVIFYDPPYQRDDLAALVPEITGLLCDDGILVYERSRDGKGGPMEPFDRREFGDTVVEFFRKTDFGGINTAYSQIEPG, via the coding sequence ATGAGACTGAGGATAATCTCCGGGAAACTGAGAGGCCGGTTCCTGGTACTTCCCGACAAAGGCAAAGCTTTTCGTCCTACACTTGAGCGTACACGCGAATCTGTTGCTGAAATAATCAAAGCGTATCTTCCCGATGCTGTTGCTGCTGATCTTTGTGCAGGCAGCGGAGCATTTGGTTTTGAGATGTTAAGCAGGGGATGCAGCAGAGTTGACTTTGTAGAAAAAGATTCCCGCAGAGCGGCTGATATAGCCAAAAATGCTGAGAATCTCGGTGTCAAGGAATTCTGCCGTATATACAATCAGGATGTAAGGACATTTATTAAGAACACAAGTAACCGATACGATGTGATCTTCTATGATCCTCCTTACCAGAGAGATGATCTTGCAGCGCTGGTTCCGGAGATAACCGGCCTTCTTTGCGATGACGGGATTCTTGTTTACGAGAGGAGCAGGGATGGTAAGGGGGGGCCGATGGAGCCGTTTGATAGAAGAGAGTTCGGTGACACGGTTGTGGAGTTTTTCAGGAAAACGGATTTCGGCGGCATTAATACCGCCTATAGCCAGATTGAGCCAGGTTAA
- a CDS encoding T9SS type A sorting domain-containing protein, translating to MKYTILTLTLLLSITITWSAEYYIASGTTPVFTLAPGKKSGTLPVRMVQSFEHRKLSISAAKGSVNITLPFEKRMGSSEISFYNMTGKLVYRKTDYRESSFSLPTARFANGIYFVRVLVAGKSYSHRFVVTQ from the coding sequence ATGAAATACACAATATTAACCCTTACCCTTCTACTAAGTATCACCATCACCTGGAGTGCTGAATACTACATTGCCAGCGGTACAACACCTGTGTTCACCCTTGCACCTGGCAAAAAAAGCGGTACACTGCCGGTTCGAATGGTGCAGAGCTTTGAACACAGAAAGCTCTCGATCAGTGCTGCAAAAGGAAGTGTAAACATCACTCTGCCTTTCGAAAAAAGAATGGGCAGTTCAGAAATATCCTTTTACAACATGACAGGGAAACTTGTGTACCGTAAAACCGATTACAGAGAATCTTCATTCTCTCTCCCGACTGCCCGTTTTGCAAACGGGATCTACTTTGTGAGGGTTTTGGTAGCCGGTAAAAGTTACTCACATCGCTTTGTGGTTACACAGTGA
- the coaD gene encoding pantetheine-phosphate adenylyltransferase — MKVAMYPGTFDPITYGHIDIAVRALNIFPKVIAVVAENPGKSPLFSVDERLAMVKEAFKDITGIEVVKYSGLIVNCLQEYGASVLIRGLRALSDFDYEFQMAFTNRSLRTSSETVFLMPSAEYIYLNSTMVKQIARLKGDVTPFVPGFVKQKLIEKFNTIN; from the coding sequence ATGAAAGTAGCAATGTATCCCGGGACATTTGATCCAATCACCTACGGGCATATCGATATTGCGGTAAGGGCGCTGAATATTTTCCCAAAGGTGATAGCTGTTGTTGCCGAAAATCCTGGAAAAAGCCCGCTTTTTTCTGTCGATGAAAGGCTTGCGATGGTCAAAGAGGCTTTCAAGGATATTACCGGGATAGAGGTGGTTAAATACTCCGGCCTGATAGTGAACTGTTTGCAAGAGTATGGCGCATCGGTGCTTATCCGGGGGCTGCGGGCGCTTTCCGATTTCGATTACGAATTCCAGATGGCATTTACAAACAGAAGCCTTCGCACCTCATCGGAAACAGTGTTTCTCATGCCCAGCGCAGAATACATATATCTTAATTCCACAATGGTAAAGCAGATTGCCCGATTAAAGGGCGATGTAACGCCTTTTGTACCCGGATTTGTGAAGCAGAAGCTTATCGAAAAGTTCAACACTATAAACTGA
- a CDS encoding rhomboid family intramembrane serine protease — translation MMSYGVPGIPRGIKTLVIATLVVYFFKILPGAGAFITSWGALVPYLTFIQGQIWRAVTYMFLHGSPFHILFNMLMLWMFGVEIENMWGTRRFVAFYLICGAGSAMFSILNLFNSELSLIPVIGASGAVLGVLTIYAYYFPHRQVLLFFVLPVNIRIIVIGYALYSLFGSIAPRGVISHLTHLGGIVVALLYLKLYPLISEWYRQFRVDASERQMRKEAERRARGQGTLSRKWILFWRKFQKRGWRLLLPRRKRYSKRRQKLTKRN, via the coding sequence ATGATGTCTTATGGAGTTCCAGGGATTCCCCGCGGCATCAAAACTCTTGTCATTGCCACTCTGGTGGTTTACTTTTTTAAGATCCTTCCCGGCGCAGGTGCTTTTATTACCTCCTGGGGGGCACTTGTCCCTTATCTGACTTTCATTCAGGGCCAGATCTGGCGTGCTGTTACCTACATGTTTCTTCATGGATCGCCTTTTCATATTCTCTTCAACATGCTGATGCTCTGGATGTTCGGGGTGGAGATAGAGAATATGTGGGGCACCCGCCGTTTTGTTGCTTTCTACCTTATTTGCGGTGCAGGTTCAGCGATGTTCAGCATTCTGAACCTCTTTAACAGTGAACTCAGCCTGATTCCAGTTATCGGGGCATCAGGAGCGGTACTTGGTGTCCTGACAATTTACGCCTACTATTTTCCTCATCGCCAGGTGCTTCTGTTCTTCGTCCTTCCGGTAAATATCAGGATAATAGTAATCGGCTACGCACTTTATTCTCTTTTTGGCTCCATCGCTCCAAGGGGCGTGATCTCCCATCTGACACATCTTGGAGGAATAGTTGTGGCACTGCTTTATTTGAAATTGTATCCTTTAATTTCTGAGTGGTACCGGCAGTTCAGGGTGGATGCATCTGAGAGGCAGATGCGCAAAGAGGCCGAGAGGAGGGCTAGAGGGCAAGGTACTTTGAGCAGAAAGTGGATCCTATTCTGGAGAAAATTTCAAAAGAGGGGATGGAGGCTCTTACTGCCGCGGAGAAAAAGATACTCAAAGAGGCGGCAAAAATTGACAAAGCGCAACTGA
- a CDS encoding SpoIIE family protein phosphatase, with protein MSNVKEFPEFDDAELQELNKSVLLEKYKDAMEQNIALHQENRNLQKTLQERNREIKQLTYNFDRIRLDLEDEMEKAKRIQEGLLPRELPRMVNVKSASVYIPAGKVGGDLYDIIITPRQKIAVLIFDVSGQGIPAALIGAMAKMLFAHYIEKLLSPAEIFTEVNKHLCRFIKTEQYLTAFLGIIDPIKNTMEYSRAGHVPPLVYKSKTGDLSRLDAKGFFIGHTALQDIAEYSNQTVSLDAGDKILFYTDGLTEGCSSEGKLYGLERLKTVFKKCSSLELEPLLDCIVKDQEEFRDNTPLRDDFTLLGIEIGDSDFLLADSGFQRSDEPNILVINTLSEIEDSCAVILKEMDRCGYNDKSIRQFKICIFEMLTNAILHGNRGDPNKKVIIFYQINTFAAAISVIDEGEGYDPSSLPDPLLPENRMKDHGRGVFLIKHYLDQVEFNARGNRILGRKFHTGR; from the coding sequence ATGAGTAATGTGAAAGAGTTCCCTGAATTTGACGATGCAGAGCTGCAGGAACTCAATAAATCTGTTCTCCTTGAGAAATACAAGGATGCTATGGAGCAGAACATAGCCCTTCATCAGGAAAACAGAAATCTTCAGAAAACCCTTCAGGAACGTAACCGGGAGATCAAGCAGTTAACCTATAATTTTGACCGGATCCGTCTTGACCTGGAAGACGAGATGGAGAAAGCGAAGCGGATCCAGGAGGGGCTTTTGCCCAGGGAATTGCCCCGGATGGTGAATGTCAAGTCTGCTTCTGTGTATATTCCCGCAGGTAAAGTCGGTGGTGATCTCTACGATATCATAATTACTCCGCGTCAGAAAATCGCGGTGCTGATTTTCGATGTGTCGGGGCAGGGAATACCTGCCGCACTTATCGGGGCGATGGCAAAGATGCTTTTTGCCCATTATATCGAAAAACTTCTCTCACCGGCGGAAATTTTCACCGAAGTCAACAAGCATCTCTGCAGATTTATCAAAACCGAACAGTACCTTACGGCCTTTCTTGGAATAATCGATCCCATAAAGAACACTATGGAGTATTCCCGTGCCGGTCATGTGCCTCCACTGGTTTATAAAAGTAAAACCGGCGATCTCTCCAGGCTGGATGCCAAGGGTTTTTTTATCGGACACACAGCACTTCAGGATATAGCGGAGTACTCCAATCAGACCGTGTCTCTGGATGCGGGTGACAAGATACTTTTCTATACCGATGGGCTGACTGAGGGGTGCAGTTCCGAGGGAAAGCTCTATGGTCTGGAACGGCTCAAAACAGTTTTCAAAAAATGTAGTTCCCTTGAACTGGAACCGCTTCTTGACTGCATTGTAAAGGATCAGGAGGAGTTCCGGGATAACACTCCGCTGAGAGATGATTTCACTCTTCTGGGCATAGAGATCGGAGATTCTGACTTTCTGCTTGCGGACTCCGGTTTTCAGCGCAGTGATGAGCCCAATATACTTGTGATCAACACTCTGTCAGAGATCGAGGATTCCTGCGCGGTGATTCTGAAGGAGATGGACCGATGCGGGTATAACGATAAAAGCATAAGGCAGTTTAAAATCTGTATCTTTGAAATGCTGACAAATGCTATCCTGCATGGAAACAGGGGGGATCCCAACAAGAAAGTTATTATCTTTTATCAGATTAATACTTTTGCCGCTGCAATCAGCGTTATTGACGAAGGAGAAGGGTATGACCCTTCATCGCTGCCCGATCCTCTACTGCCGGAAAACAGGATGAAGGACCATGGCAGGGGAGTATTTCTCATAAAGCACTACCTCGATCAGGTGGAGTTCAATGCAAGAGGCAACAGAATTCTTGGCCGTAAATTTCACACCGGGAGATGA